A single genomic interval of Syntrophales bacterium harbors:
- a CDS encoding OmpA family protein — translation MKKMALGVAVLLLLAFAATGMAEVKAGSVSITPYIGGYRFEGNMDVENGPVFGLRGGYNFTKNAGLEGYFHYVKAEFKGVAGNPDMKLLGYGIDGLYHFLPGNRLVPFLAAGVGMTHYDPEIMNSRNKLTINYGGGLKYFLTDNVALRADLRHVLPVNGRYNDLLYTIGVTFAFGGTKETPAPVAAPESAPAPAPAPSAPAAPAAAVIGDSDNDGVLDNQDKCPDTPAGVTVDAVGCPLDSDGDGVYDYLDKCPGTPAGVTVDAVGCPLDSDGDGVYDYLDKCPGTPAGVTVDAVGCPPPAPATPKETAIIEKGRVTLNVEFDFDKAVVKKQYYNEINELATVLKKYPDLKIAIEGHTDNIGTTAYNEKLSQRRAEAVMNYLIKQSEIDAARLSAKGYGETRPIASNATKAGRQKNRRVEAAAEYIIKK, via the coding sequence ATGAAAAAAATGGCTTTGGGCGTTGCCGTGCTTCTGCTGCTGGCATTTGCAGCCACGGGCATGGCCGAGGTGAAGGCGGGCTCGGTTTCGATCACTCCTTACATCGGGGGTTACCGGTTTGAGGGAAATATGGACGTCGAAAACGGACCGGTCTTTGGTCTGCGCGGTGGGTACAACTTTACAAAGAATGCAGGGCTCGAAGGGTACTTCCACTATGTGAAAGCCGAATTCAAAGGCGTAGCCGGCAATCCTGACATGAAGCTGCTCGGCTACGGCATTGACGGCCTCTACCATTTTCTGCCGGGCAACCGCCTGGTGCCCTTTCTGGCCGCAGGCGTCGGAATGACCCATTACGACCCGGAGATAATGAACAGCCGCAACAAGTTAACGATCAATTACGGCGGCGGGCTCAAGTATTTTCTCACGGATAATGTGGCGCTCCGTGCTGATTTACGCCATGTCCTGCCCGTGAATGGCCGTTACAACGATCTGCTCTACACCATCGGCGTCACCTTCGCCTTCGGCGGGACAAAGGAGACGCCCGCACCCGTGGCAGCCCCGGAATCCGCTCCCGCTCCCGCTCCCGCTCCCTCTGCCCCGGCGGCGCCGGCTGCTGCGGTTATCGGCGATTCCGATAACGACGGCGTTCTGGACAACCAGGACAAATGTCCTGACACCCCCGCCGGCGTAACGGTCGATGCGGTCGGCTGTCCCCTTGATTCGGACGGGGACGGCGTTTACGATTATCTGGACAAATGCCCCGGGACCCCTGCCGGCGTAACGGTCGATGCGGTCGGCTGCCCGCTTGATTCGGACGGGGACGGCGTTTACGATTATCTGGACAAATGCCCCGGGACCCCTGCCGGCGTAACGGTCGATGCGGTCGGCTGTCCGCCCCCGGCGCCCGCAACCCCCAAGGAAACGGCAATCATCGAGAAGGGCAGGGTAACCCTGAATGTGGAGTTCGACTTCGACAAGGCAGTGGTAAAGAAACAGTACTACAATGAAATTAATGAACTGGCCACTGTCCTGAAAAAATACCCTGATCTCAAGATCGCGATCGAGGGACATACGGACAACATTGGCACGACCGCCTACAACGAAAAGCTTTCCCAGCGGCGGGCAGAGGCAGTGATGAATTATCTGATCAAACAATCGGAAATTGATGCGGCGCGTTTGAGCGCCAAGGGGTACGGCGAGACCCGGCCCATCGCCTCTAACGCAACCAAGGCAGGCCGTCAGAAGAATCGTCGGGTAGAAGCGGCAGCCGAGTACATCATCAAGAAGTAG
- a CDS encoding acyl-CoA/acyl-ACP dehydrogenase yields the protein MDFELSEEHKMLKDMAAKFAQAEFTPYVHECDVEEKYTPDLRKKAAENGLIGAWIPEEYGGAGVGILGNTLITEEYCKVDMGICISLLSSFGCEIIFQNGTEEQKKTLLPPVCSGAKISAGAFTEPNAGTDVAGYGTRAVKDGSDYVINGNKMFITNGTVCDFMLTACITNPEEKKHKRFSIISIPADTRGITRTKIHGKMGIRTTDTAEIAFEDVRVPQSNLIGTKEGLGFYQLMHFFDTTRIQVAGQALGLSEACLAESIKYVKERTVFGAPLGSYQLTQKKLAEMAIRIEALRGMTYKAAWLMDQGRPDYTLAAMAKFLGGETAVFCANYAVELHGGYGYINEYAVEKLYRDAKVLELFEGTKEAEIMTIGRTLQTGYHAG from the coding sequence ATGGATTTTGAATTGTCGGAAGAGCATAAGATGTTGAAGGATATGGCGGCCAAGTTTGCCCAGGCGGAATTCACCCCCTATGTGCACGAATGCGACGTGGAGGAGAAGTACACGCCGGATCTCCGGAAAAAGGCGGCGGAAAACGGTCTGATCGGCGCCTGGATCCCGGAAGAGTATGGCGGAGCTGGGGTCGGCATCCTGGGAAATACACTCATCACCGAGGAGTACTGCAAGGTGGACATGGGGATATGCATCAGTCTCCTGTCCTCTTTCGGCTGTGAGATCATCTTTCAAAACGGAACAGAGGAACAGAAGAAGACCCTGCTTCCCCCTGTCTGCTCAGGCGCGAAAATAAGCGCGGGCGCCTTCACCGAGCCCAACGCGGGCACGGATGTTGCCGGCTATGGTACGCGCGCCGTCAAGGATGGCAGCGACTATGTGATCAACGGCAACAAGATGTTTATAACCAATGGGACGGTCTGTGATTTCATGCTGACCGCTTGCATCACGAATCCAGAGGAGAAAAAACACAAAAGATTCAGCATAATCAGCATCCCCGCCGATACAAGGGGAATAACCCGCACCAAGATTCACGGGAAGATGGGGATCCGCACCACCGATACGGCGGAAATCGCCTTTGAAGATGTCCGGGTGCCCCAGTCCAATCTGATTGGGACGAAAGAGGGGCTGGGCTTCTATCAGCTTATGCATTTTTTCGATACGACGCGCATCCAGGTCGCCGGCCAGGCACTGGGGCTTTCCGAGGCTTGTCTGGCGGAAAGCATCAAATATGTGAAGGAGCGAACAGTCTTCGGAGCGCCGCTGGGCTCCTACCAGCTTACCCAGAAAAAGCTTGCCGAGATGGCAATCCGCATTGAAGCGCTCCGGGGAATGACCTATAAGGCGGCGTGGCTGATGGATCAGGGACGTCCCGATTACACCCTGGCTGCAATGGCGAAGTTTCTGGGCGGCGAGACCGCTGTCTTCTGCGCTAATTATGCCGTCGAACTCCACGGGGGCTACGGCTACATTAATGAATATGCTGTCGAAAAGCTGTACCGCGACGCCAAAGTTCTGGAACTCTTTGAAGGAACAAAGGAAGCGGAGATCATGACGATTGGCCGCACCCTCCAGACCGGATACCATGCCGGGTAA
- a CDS encoding 2-dehydropantoate 2-reductase yields the protein MKIAVLGAGAMGCLYGALLAEAGESVTLLDVWEAHIQMIRERGLTITSPNGDRNFPLQAETDPRAIGKVDLVIVFVKSYHTREAMKGALSLLGEETIVFTVQNGLGNVEQLAEIAGEKRILAGTSGFGATMIAPGHIRHAGTGATTFGEPSGLKTARIEQLRAIFETAGLNPVIAENLPGIIWGKLLVNVGINPITALARIKNGQILEIPELTELMEKAVGEALEVSRRRGIRLAFAGDPLEHVKAVMSNTKENISSMRQDIERGRRTEIDFINGAIVREGAALGVPTPVNFTLTSLIKGLEEGARQKK from the coding sequence GTGAAAATTGCGGTTTTGGGCGCCGGGGCGATGGGATGCCTGTACGGCGCGCTGCTGGCGGAGGCGGGGGAGTCTGTAACGCTGCTCGATGTCTGGGAGGCGCACATTCAGATGATCCGGGAGCGGGGATTGACCATTACTTCTCCCAACGGGGACAGGAACTTTCCGCTGCAGGCGGAAACCGACCCGCGGGCAATCGGTAAGGTCGATCTGGTGATCGTCTTTGTCAAATCGTACCATACCCGTGAGGCAATGAAAGGCGCCCTGTCCCTGCTTGGCGAGGAGACGATCGTTTTTACCGTGCAAAACGGCCTGGGCAATGTCGAGCAATTGGCCGAGATCGCCGGTGAAAAGCGGATACTGGCGGGGACAAGCGGCTTTGGGGCGACGATGATTGCCCCCGGGCATATTCGCCATGCCGGAACCGGGGCGACGACTTTCGGGGAGCCCTCCGGTCTGAAAACAGCGAGGATAGAGCAACTGCGGGCAATCTTTGAAACGGCAGGGCTGAATCCTGTGATAGCCGAAAACCTGCCGGGGATCATCTGGGGGAAACTGCTGGTAAATGTGGGAATAAACCCTATTACCGCCCTGGCGCGGATTAAAAACGGCCAGATTCTGGAGATCCCGGAGTTGACGGAGCTTATGGAAAAGGCTGTCGGCGAGGCGCTGGAGGTGTCCCGCCGCCGGGGCATCCGGCTCGCTTTTGCAGGCGATCCGCTGGAACATGTCAAGGCGGTAATGAGCAACACGAAAGAGAATATCTCTTCCATGCGTCAGGATATCGAACGAGGGAGGCGCACCGAAATTGATTTTATCAACGGGGCGATTGTCCGGGAAGGCGCGGCTCTGGGAGTTCCGACGCCGGTGAATTTTACGCTGACCAGCCTGATAAAGGGTCTGGAAGAGGGGGCGCGGCAGAAAAAATAG
- the panB gene encoding 3-methyl-2-oxobutanoate hydroxymethyltransferase, whose amino-acid sequence MTKKLTRFDLQTMKEEGRKAVLMTAYDYMTAKLAEEAGMDMLLVGDSLGMAVYGYPGTVPVTMDQCICHAEAVRRGAPETLVIGDMPFGSYHAGIDDACRNAIRFYKEAGVDCLKLEGGKRVVPVIKAIVDGGMLLMGHIGLTPQSSGALGGFKAQGRTAAAAEAIVEDAIAVCEAGAFSVLVEGVPPEVTVAIRRNVPVPVYGIGAGDCDGQIMVCSDILGLFQAFTPKFVKRYGNVAEEYRKVFAAYSEDVRKGAFPGEEHVYRMAEGEAAKLAGK is encoded by the coding sequence ATGACGAAAAAACTGACACGCTTTGATTTGCAGACAATGAAGGAGGAGGGGCGCAAGGCCGTCTTGATGACCGCATACGATTATATGACCGCCAAGCTGGCCGAAGAGGCGGGGATGGACATGCTGCTGGTTGGCGATAGTCTCGGGATGGCTGTCTATGGCTATCCCGGAACTGTTCCGGTCACCATGGACCAGTGCATCTGCCATGCCGAGGCGGTGCGCAGGGGAGCCCCAGAGACCCTTGTCATCGGCGACATGCCTTTTGGTTCCTACCATGCCGGAATCGATGATGCCTGCCGCAACGCGATCCGGTTTTACAAAGAGGCCGGGGTGGATTGCCTTAAGCTTGAAGGCGGCAAACGGGTAGTCCCGGTTATCAAGGCGATCGTTGATGGTGGCATGCTTTTGATGGGACATATCGGCTTGACTCCGCAGAGTTCGGGCGCATTGGGGGGATTCAAGGCCCAGGGACGTACAGCGGCGGCGGCAGAGGCGATTGTCGAGGACGCGATCGCGGTATGTGAAGCGGGGGCCTTCTCGGTTCTTGTGGAGGGTGTGCCTCCCGAGGTAACCGTTGCCATCCGCAGGAACGTTCCTGTCCCGGTTTACGGGATCGGCGCCGGCGACTGCGATGGCCAGATCATGGTCTGTTCGGACATTCTGGGGCTTTTTCAGGCGTTTACCCCCAAATTCGTAAAAAGGTACGGTAATGTCGCCGAGGAGTATCGCAAGGTCTTTGCCGCATACAGTGAGGATGTCCGCAAGGGCGCCTTTCCCGGCGAGGAGCATGTTTACCGAATGGCGGAGGGAGAGGCGGCGAAACTGGCAGGGAAGTAG
- the hisD gene encoding histidinol dehydrogenase translates to MRIIQADSGEFEEYFKQLTGRGQVFDAQLWNTVGAIVEAVRVRGDEALFEYTARWDGFAVAAATVEVSPEEWQAAAKQAAPEEIEIMNLSADRIARFHEHQRQESWFINDEEGVELGQLVRPLERVGIYAPGGRACYPSTVLMTAIPARIAGVAEIILTTPCRDGVLPPLIAAAAKLAGVTRIFKIGGAQAVAALAFGTESVPRVDKIVGPGNRYVAAAKKMVFGQVAIDMIAGPSEVLVIADKTGNAAYVAADMLAQAEHDEMAGAVLMTPHAAFAREAAAELSRQMAHLERKEIAARALQNYGAAIITRDLDEAIMLANRFAPEHLELMVENPRAYLPRLCNAGAVFLGTSTPEALGDYMAGPNHVLPTGGTARFASPLGVYDFFKRTSVLSFSQTALARYGEPTARFADLEGLYGHGRSVRLRLKA, encoded by the coding sequence ATGAGGATAATTCAGGCTGACAGTGGGGAATTTGAGGAATATTTCAAACAGTTGACTGGCCGCGGCCAGGTTTTTGACGCCCAGCTTTGGAATACGGTGGGGGCTATTGTGGAAGCGGTCCGCGTCCGCGGAGATGAGGCCCTCTTCGAATATACCGCCCGCTGGGATGGGTTTGCCGTTGCCGCCGCGACGGTGGAGGTTTCCCCCGAGGAGTGGCAGGCCGCGGCGAAGCAGGCTGCTCCTGAAGAGATTGAAATTATGAATCTTTCCGCCGACCGGATTGCCAGGTTCCACGAACATCAGCGACAGGAAAGTTGGTTTATCAACGATGAGGAGGGGGTGGAACTTGGACAATTGGTCCGGCCCCTGGAACGGGTAGGGATATACGCCCCGGGCGGGCGGGCCTGTTACCCCTCTACCGTTCTGATGACGGCGATACCGGCGCGGATTGCGGGCGTGGCCGAAATCATCCTGACTACCCCCTGCCGGGACGGGGTGCTGCCGCCCTTGATCGCCGCCGCGGCAAAGCTTGCCGGAGTCACCCGCATCTTCAAGATCGGCGGCGCCCAGGCGGTTGCGGCGCTGGCCTTTGGGACAGAATCGGTCCCCCGTGTGGACAAAATAGTCGGCCCGGGCAACCGGTACGTGGCGGCTGCCAAAAAAATGGTTTTTGGCCAGGTTGCGATCGATATGATTGCCGGCCCCAGCGAGGTGCTTGTCATTGCCGATAAAACGGGCAATGCCGCCTATGTGGCCGCGGATATGCTGGCGCAGGCGGAGCACGACGAAATGGCAGGCGCGGTGCTGATGACGCCGCACGCGGCATTCGCCCGCGAGGCGGCCGCGGAGCTAAGCCGGCAAATGGCGCATCTGGAGCGGAAAGAGATCGCCGCACGGGCGCTGCAAAATTACGGGGCCGCGATCATTACCAGGGATCTTGACGAGGCGATAATGCTGGCCAACCGTTTCGCCCCGGAACATCTGGAGCTGATGGTGGAAAATCCGCGTGCATATTTGCCCCGTCTGTGCAACGCCGGGGCAGTTTTTTTAGGAACCAGCACACCCGAGGCCCTAGGCGATTACATGGCGGGGCCGAATCATGTTCTGCCCACCGGGGGAACCGCCCGCTTCGCCTCGCCGCTGGGCGTTTATGATTTTTTCAAGCGCACCAGTGTCCTGTCCTTTTCGCAAACGGCGCTGGCGCGTTATGGAGAGCCGACCGCCCGCTTCGCCGATCTCGAGGGGCTTTACGGGCACGGACGCTCCGTCCGCCTGCGCCTGAAAGCATGA
- the murA gene encoding UDP-N-acetylglucosamine 1-carboxyvinyltransferase, giving the protein MDKIEIIGGRRLQGEVRISGAKNAALPVLASALLVDGWNTFHNIPDLEDIKTIRTLLASLGVKSEGGETLMISAGEITSCEASYDLVRKMRASVLVLGPLVARRGEARVSLPGGCAIGARPVNLHVKALKEMGAEVELKDGYIEAKASRLKGATIYFDTPTVTGTENIMMAATLAEGTTVLKNAAREPEIVNLAGVLSGMGARIRGAGSDVITIEGVKALHPVEAWVIPDRIEAGTFIIAAGMTNGDIRILDCEPRDLEALTAKLLETGMEIKIEGGCLRVKGKKEVKSVDVKTMPHPGFPTDLQAQIMAMMTIASGLSVITETVFENRFMHVSEMIRLGADIVIEGNSAIVRGIPQLHGAPVMATDLRASASLILAGLAAEGKTVLSRVYHIDRGYEQIEKKLSALGAEIKRIAG; this is encoded by the coding sequence ATGGATAAAATAGAGATTATCGGCGGGCGGAGGCTGCAGGGTGAGGTGCGGATCAGCGGGGCGAAGAATGCCGCCCTGCCGGTGCTGGCATCGGCGCTCCTCGTCGATGGCTGGAATACCTTTCACAACATTCCCGATCTGGAGGATATCAAGACGATCCGTACTCTGCTGGCGAGCTTAGGGGTAAAAAGCGAAGGCGGGGAAACTTTAATGATAAGCGCCGGAGAAATTACCAGTTGCGAGGCCTCCTATGATCTTGTCCGGAAGATGCGGGCCTCGGTTCTGGTGCTTGGTCCCCTTGTGGCGAGAAGGGGGGAGGCGCGGGTTTCTCTGCCGGGTGGCTGCGCGATTGGCGCCAGACCCGTAAATCTCCATGTAAAGGCGCTCAAGGAAATGGGCGCGGAGGTGGAGCTAAAGGATGGGTACATCGAGGCGAAGGCTTCGCGCCTGAAAGGGGCGACGATCTATTTTGATACCCCCACGGTGACGGGCACGGAAAACATCATGATGGCGGCGACACTGGCCGAGGGGACAACTGTGCTGAAAAATGCGGCGCGCGAGCCGGAGATTGTCAATTTAGCCGGGGTGCTGAGTGGGATGGGGGCGAGAATCCGCGGGGCGGGTAGTGACGTCATAACGATCGAAGGAGTGAAAGCGCTCCACCCGGTAGAGGCGTGGGTGATCCCGGACCGGATCGAGGCAGGCACCTTTATTATCGCGGCCGGAATGACCAACGGAGATATCCGGATTCTCGATTGCGAGCCCCGTGATCTCGAAGCACTGACGGCCAAGCTGCTCGAAACAGGAATGGAGATAAAAATTGAGGGGGGCTGCCTCCGGGTGAAAGGCAAAAAGGAGGTGAAGAGCGTGGACGTAAAGACCATGCCTCACCCCGGCTTTCCGACGGATTTGCAGGCGCAGATCATGGCGATGATGACGATCGCCAGCGGTCTGAGCGTCATCACCGAAACAGTTTTCGAGAACCGGTTTATGCATGTGAGCGAGATGATCCGGCTGGGCGCGGACATCGTTATCGAAGGCAACAGCGCGATTGTGCGGGGAATTCCGCAGCTGCACGGGGCGCCGGTGATGGCAACCGATCTGCGCGCCTCGGCGTCGCTGATCCTCGCCGGCCTGGCCGCGGAAGGAAAGACCGTGCTTTCGCGCGTTTATCATATTGACCGGGGATATGAGCAGATCGAAAAGAAGCTTTCCGCCCTGGGCGCCGAGATTAAGCGGATTGCCGGGTGA
- the prmC gene encoding peptide chain release factor N(5)-glutamine methyltransferase, which yields MNIKTLLAGAASELAICGSASPRLDADLLLMHLLKIDRAQLLAYPERAITEQQGAAFTGFLERRKKGEPVSYIIGQKEFWGLRFTVTPAVLIPRPETECLIEEVLRFYCSPGKNLRVCDIGTGSGIIAIVLASKLPETRIVATDISQEALAVAGGNALYHGVAGRIDFLQADVFPDIPGNFDVICSNPPYITTEQYALLPVGIRDFEPREALLAGQDGLTLYRKIIAAGPRHLKRGGRIFMEIGEEQQDAVSSLLREEGSYADIFCRSDYGGMDRVLSASKR from the coding sequence ATGAACATTAAAACGCTCCTTGCCGGCGCTGCTTCCGAGCTCGCGATCTGCGGCAGCGCTTCCCCCCGTCTTGACGCCGATCTGCTGCTGATGCACCTGCTGAAGATCGACCGCGCCCAGCTTTTGGCATATCCAGAGCGCGCAATAACGGAGCAACAGGGAGCTGCTTTCACGGGGTTTCTCGAAAGACGGAAGAAGGGCGAGCCGGTCTCCTACATAATCGGGCAGAAGGAGTTTTGGGGCCTCCGCTTTACGGTGACTCCCGCCGTGTTGATTCCGCGGCCGGAAACGGAATGCCTGATCGAAGAGGTTTTGCGTTTTTACTGTTCCCCCGGAAAAAATCTGCGGGTATGCGATATCGGAACGGGAAGCGGCATAATTGCGATTGTGCTGGCCAGCAAACTTCCGGAAACCCGGATTGTGGCGACAGACATTTCTCAAGAAGCGCTGGCCGTTGCCGGCGGCAACGCCCTTTACCACGGCGTGGCCGGGAGGATTGATTTTCTGCAGGCGGATGTTTTCCCGGACATTCCCGGCAATTTTGATGTCATCTGTTCCAATCCTCCCTATATAACTACCGAACAATACGCGTTACTGCCGGTGGGAATCCGCGATTTTGAGCCCCGTGAGGCGCTGCTTGCCGGCCAAGACGGATTGACGCTGTACCGGAAAATTATCGCGGCAGGGCCACGCCACTTGAAGCGGGGCGGTCGTATTTTCATGGAAATCGGCGAGGAGCAGCAAGACGCGGTTAGCTCCTTGTTAAGGGAAGAGGGCAGCTATGCGGACATCTTTTGCCGCAGCGACTACGGGGGGATGGATCGCGTCTTGTCGGCAAGCAAGAGATAG
- the prfA gene encoding peptide chain release factor 1 yields MFSRLKEIEARYRELEQLLSDPAVLGNTGQYQKYAKEHSNILPLVETFRKYEKAVSLLQEDQALLQGNDEELKEIAREELPRLKESVETLQEKLNFLLLPRDPNDEKNVFLEIRAGTGGDEAGLFVEDLFRMYARYAEASGWKVEIIGSTPSGGMGGFKEIIALIAGQGAYSRLKYEGGVHRVQRVPVTEAQGRIHTSAVTVAILPEADEVELNIDPNDLRIDVYHSSGHGGQSVNTTDSAVRITHLPTGMIVTCQDEKSQLKNKHKAMNVLRSRLLDIAVREHDAEISETRRSQVGSGDRSERIRTYNYPQGRVTDHRIGMTSYNLEGFLNGDIQFMLDALTTHFRTDALNKAAP; encoded by the coding sequence ATGTTTTCAAGACTTAAGGAAATAGAAGCCCGATACCGGGAGCTGGAGCAGTTGCTCAGTGACCCTGCTGTTCTCGGCAATACCGGCCAGTATCAGAAGTACGCCAAAGAGCATTCCAATATCCTGCCGCTTGTCGAGACCTTTCGCAAATATGAAAAAGCCGTTTCCCTGCTGCAGGAGGATCAGGCGCTCCTGCAGGGAAACGACGAAGAATTGAAGGAGATTGCCAGAGAAGAGCTCCCCCGGTTGAAAGAATCGGTGGAAACCCTGCAGGAAAAGCTGAATTTTCTCCTGCTGCCCCGCGACCCCAACGACGAAAAAAATGTCTTTCTGGAGATTCGCGCCGGCACCGGCGGGGACGAGGCGGGACTCTTCGTCGAGGATCTCTTCCGGATGTACGCCCGTTACGCGGAAGCCTCCGGCTGGAAGGTGGAAATCATCGGCAGCACGCCCTCCGGCGGCATGGGAGGCTTCAAGGAGATCATTGCCCTGATTGCCGGGCAGGGCGCATACAGTCGGCTTAAATATGAGGGCGGCGTGCACCGCGTCCAGAGAGTGCCGGTGACGGAGGCGCAGGGGCGGATCCATACCTCCGCGGTCACTGTGGCCATTCTCCCGGAGGCGGATGAGGTTGAGCTGAACATCGACCCGAACGATTTGCGAATAGACGTCTATCACTCCAGCGGTCATGGCGGTCAGAGCGTTAACACCACGGATTCGGCGGTCCGCATTACCCACCTGCCGACGGGGATGATCGTCACCTGCCAGGATGAAAAATCGCAGCTCAAGAACAAACACAAGGCGATGAACGTCCTTCGCTCCCGGCTTCTCGATATCGCCGTCCGGGAACATGACGCCGAAATCTCGGAAACGCGCAGAAGCCAGGTGGGAAGCGGGGATCGCAGCGAACGGATCCGAACCTACAATTACCCCCAGGGCAGGGTGACCGACCACAGGATTGGGATGACCTCCTACAACCTCGAAGGTTTTCTTAACGGCGATATCCAATTTATGCTCGATGCGCTGACTACCCATTTTCGGACGGATGCCCTGAACAAGGCGGCCCCTTAA
- the rpmE gene encoding 50S ribosomal protein L31, with translation MKQGIHPEYKDTTISCVCGNVIATRSTRQDIKVEVCSQCHPFMTGKQKIVDTAGRVERFNRKYAGLEKKA, from the coding sequence ATGAAACAGGGAATTCATCCCGAATATAAGGACACAACGATAAGCTGTGTTTGCGGAAATGTTATCGCGACAAGGTCAACCAGACAGGATATCAAGGTGGAAGTCTGTTCCCAGTGCCATCCCTTCATGACCGGAAAGCAGAAGATTGTCGATACGGCGGGACGGGTGGAGAGGTTCAACCGCAAGTATGCGGGATTAGAGAAAAAGGCGTAA
- the rho gene encoding transcription termination factor Rho, which yields MHIEDIKRQPISELTKMAKELDVPGASGMRRQDLIFAILQTQAEKNGVISGSGVLEILPDGFGFLRAVDYNYLPSPDDIYVSPSQIRRFSLRTGDTVSGEVRPPKEGEKYFALLKVDDVNFESPEAARDKILFDNLTPLYPDEKLNLEHDPENYSTRIMDLFTPIGKGQRGLIVSPPRAGKTVLLQDIAHSITANHKEVVLMVLLIDERPEEVTDMQRSVAGEVISSTFDEPATRHVQVAEMVIEKAKRLVEHKKDVVILLDSITRLARAYNTVVPPSGKVLSGGVDSNALHKPKRFFGAARNIENGGSLTIISTALIDTGSRMDEVIFEEFKGTGNMELHLDRRIADRRVFPAFDLIRSGTRKEELLIPKANLNRVWILRRLLQEMNPVDAMEFIINKIRKTDNNKLFLDSMNS from the coding sequence ATGCACATCGAAGATATTAAAAGACAACCTATCAGTGAATTGACAAAAATGGCCAAGGAGCTGGATGTTCCCGGCGCCAGCGGCATGAGAAGGCAGGACCTGATTTTCGCTATCCTGCAGACGCAGGCCGAAAAGAACGGCGTTATTTCGGGCTCCGGCGTTCTGGAGATACTGCCGGACGGGTTTGGCTTTTTACGGGCCGTAGATTACAACTACCTGCCCAGCCCGGACGACATCTACGTTTCGCCCTCGCAGATCAGACGATTCAGTCTGCGAACGGGTGATACGGTCTCCGGCGAGGTAAGGCCGCCGAAAGAAGGCGAAAAGTACTTCGCGCTGCTGAAGGTTGATGACGTCAATTTTGAGAGCCCGGAAGCGGCGCGCGACAAAATTCTCTTTGACAACCTGACGCCGCTGTACCCGGATGAAAAGCTGAATCTCGAACACGATCCGGAGAATTACTCCACGCGCATCATGGATCTCTTCACGCCGATCGGCAAAGGGCAGCGCGGTCTGATCGTCTCTCCGCCCCGCGCCGGTAAAACGGTTCTTCTGCAGGACATCGCCCACAGCATCACCGCCAACCACAAGGAGGTTGTGCTGATGGTGCTTTTGATCGATGAACGGCCCGAAGAGGTAACGGATATGCAGCGCAGCGTGGCGGGGGAAGTGATCTCCTCCACCTTCGACGAGCCGGCTACCCGCCATGTACAGGTTGCGGAGATGGTTATAGAAAAGGCGAAACGGCTCGTGGAGCACAAAAAGGATGTCGTCATCCTTTTAGACAGCATTACCCGTCTGGCTCGCGCCTACAATACGGTTGTCCCCCCTTCCGGGAAGGTGCTTTCCGGCGGGGTGGATTCCAACGCCCTGCATAAGCCGAAGCGCTTCTTTGGAGCGGCCCGCAACATAGAAAACGGCGGCAGTCTGACAATCATTTCCACCGCGCTGATTGATACCGGCAGCCGGATGGACGAGGTCATCTTCGAGGAGTTTAAGGGGACCGGGAACATGGAACTGCACCTTGACCGCCGCATCGCCGATCGCCGGGTTTTCCCCGCTTTCGATCTGATTCGCTCCGGAACGAGGAAGGAAGAGCTGCTCATCCCGAAGGCCAATCTCAACCGGGTATGGATATTGCGGAGGCTGCTCCAGGAGATGAATCCGGTGGATGCCATGGAATTCATCATCAACAAGATTCGCAAGACGGACAACAATAAATTATTCCTCGATTCGATGAATTCGTAA